A stretch of Hoplias malabaricus isolate fHopMal1 chromosome 10, fHopMal1.hap1, whole genome shotgun sequence DNA encodes these proteins:
- the gtf3c6 gene encoding general transcription factor 3C polypeptide 6, which translates to MEEEWEEDEELVVAELSGVIDSEVLRRCEGGCKAVALDSEQPVLQLGRYVFAGEYEDTAGTCVIFQEETGQHALTPALRYKCHTVKKLVLQRTFLCERKEGESGSSAIELLSLNEGEVSGRSISVCHYILDPTELERVQTEEQEPGASDSDPETTEKRSAQQHRTESETAPIQAQSTVEKNTVNTHQS; encoded by the coding sequence atggaggagGAGTGGGAGGAAGACGAGGAGCTTGTGGTGGCCGAGCTCTCAGGGGTGATAGACTCGGAGGTGTTGCGGCGCTGTGAAGGAGGCTGTAAGGCCGTGGCGCTCGACTCTGAGCAGCCCGTCCTTCAGCTCGGCCGCTACGTTTTCGCCGGCGAGTATGAAGACACCGCAGGTACCTGCGTCATTTTCCAGGAGGAGACCGGGCAGCACGCGCTCACCCCAGCGCTGCGGTACAAGTGCCACACGGTGAAGAAGCTCGTTCTTCAGAGGACCTTCCTCTGCgagaggaaagagggagagtCTGGCTCCAGCGCCATTGAGCTGCTTTCTCTCAATGAAGGAGAAGTGAGCGGCAGATCCATCAGTGTGTGCCACTACATACTCGACCCCACAGAATTGGAGAGAGTGCAGACTGAGGAGCAAGAGCCCGGGGCCAGCGATTCGGACCCTGAAACAACAGAGAAAAGATCTGCACAACAGCATAGGACTGAAAGTGAAACAGCACCCATCCAAGCACAATCTACAgtggagaaaaacacagtgaacacacaccagtCATGA